One Besnoitia besnoiti strain Bb-Ger1 chromosome VIII, whole genome shotgun sequence DNA segment encodes these proteins:
- a CDS encoding hypothetical protein (encoded by transcript BESB_082560), translating to MTSNVDAAWPGGAETAAVSSHPRKGWRPARILSGADFFRLANPHVAETVLRAFECARCARAGTRRQRVSENEGQQARRSEAGPAASSGDETNRDCECPASAQLQPSRQPSSCPARGGRGPPVYGCLCPRSKQLRVGCGSGHFHASAWREDRRIFRASASHGDVPCGGRESSRMKRASVRGASLVTGALGRPHPRCWLAFGALIGVAAIMSLTRPFAQTFPTAATGAARGASSVAELMHYLKTVFHSSPLAYWRPAASLVFSVVGLAAGVVVLASFLTGPHIVEESLEVVANFGVQLQHTTRWGGVRREFIEASQVSDVIINEGFRVCDIIFYVALLVKDRPNMVVPFQQQDDRHANIGVA from the exons ATGACGAGCAACGTGGATGCCGCGTGGCCAGGAGGTGCTGAGACAGCCGCCGTATCTTCACACCCGCGCAAGGGTTGGCGACCCGCAAGGATCCTTTCTGGTGCCGATTTTTTCCGCCTTGCGAATCCGCATGTAGCGGAGACAGTCCTCAGGGCGTTCGAGTGTGCCCGttgcgcccgcgcgggcaCTCGCCGTCAACGAGTCTCCGAAAACGAAGGGCAACAAGCTCGACGGAGTGAAGCggggcccgccgcctcttcgggAGATGAAACAAACCGTGACTGTGAGTGCCCGGCTTCCGCGCAGCTCCAGCCGAGCCGGCAGCCTTCCTCGTgtccggcgcgcggcggaaggggcCCTCCTGTATATGGCTGCCTTTGTCCCAGATCCAAACAGCTGAGAGTGGGGTGCGGGAGTGGACATTTCCATGCCAGCGCGTGGCGTGAGGATCGGCGGATTTTCCGAGCGTCGGCTTCGCACGGAGACGTGCCCTGCGGCGGACGTGAGTCCTCGAGGATGAAGAGAGCCAGCGTTCGTGGAGCATCGCTGGTGACCGGAGCTCTTGGCCGCCCACATCCGCGCTGTTGGCTCGCGTTTGGAGCGCTGATTGGTGTTGCGGCAATCATGTCGCTGACGCGCCCCTTCGCACAG ACCTTCCCTACCGCTGccacgggcgcggcgcgtggagcCAGCTCGGTCGCAGAACTGATGCACTACCTAAAGACCGTGTTCCACTCGTCCCCTCTCGCCTACTGGCGAcccgccgcgagcctcgttttctcggtggtcggcctcgcggcgggtGTCGTAGTGCTCGCCTCCTTTTTGACCGGGCCGCATATCGTTGAAG AGTCCCTCGAGGTGGTCGCCAACTTTGgagtgcagctgcagcacacGACCCGCTGGGGCGGCGTCCGGCGCGAATTCATTGAAGCCTCGCAAGTCTCTGACGTCATTATCAACGAG GGATTCCGCGTCTGTGACATTATCTTCTACGTCGCGCTTCTTGTCAAAGATCGGCCAAACATGGTTGTGCCGTTCCAG CAGCAGGACGACAGACATGCGAATATCGGCGTGGCATAG